A window from Pseudomonas kribbensis encodes these proteins:
- a CDS encoding DUF2442 domain-containing protein, translating to MLPRKRPRLSSVEPLADFCLALTFVDGQQLRVDLSQDLQRYPGLKPLLDPEVFCAVTLGDEGWTVEWLDPDIQLGADTMYLDALAQISSPHPASAVHTGH from the coding sequence ATGCTACCCAGGAAACGCCCCCGTTTATCGTCTGTAGAACCTTTGGCGGATTTTTGTCTGGCGCTGACCTTTGTTGATGGTCAGCAGTTGCGTGTCGACTTGAGCCAGGATCTTCAAAGGTATCCGGGCCTCAAGCCATTACTTGATCCAGAGGTGTTCTGCGCAGTAACCCTCGGAGATGAGGGTTGGACCGTGGAATGGCTGGATCCGGATATTCAGCTCGGCGCCGATACCATGTATCTGGATGCGCTCGCGCAAATATCTAGCCCGCATCCGGCTTCGGCCGTTCATACCGGGCATTGA
- a CDS encoding DUF748 domain-containing protein, translated as MKRRYRWPLWILATVVVLLIALHIALPYVVRDYLNDKLANMGDYRGQVTDVDLALWRGAYKINGLKIVKVDGKVPVPFVNAPLIDLSVSWHSLWYDHAVVAQVKFFKPEVNFVDGGANKQNSQTGKGTDWRAQLGKLLPITLDEVQIHDGRISFRNFNSKPPVNMNATNVEASIYNLTNVVDTKGKRDARFEGKALLLGQAPLETSATFDPLSNFEDFEFRLRARDLELKRMNDFASAYGKFDFNAGHGDVVIEAQAKKAQLTGYIKPLLRDVEVFNWQQDVENKNKSIFRSVWEALVGGTETVLKNQAKNQFATKVELSGSVHQQDISAFEAFLQILRNGFIQAFNARYERPKPDAG; from the coding sequence ATGAAGCGTCGCTACCGCTGGCCGTTGTGGATCCTCGCCACTGTCGTTGTACTGCTGATCGCCCTGCATATCGCCCTGCCCTACGTCGTGCGCGACTATCTGAATGACAAACTGGCCAACATGGGCGACTACCGTGGCCAGGTCACCGACGTCGACCTGGCCCTGTGGCGCGGCGCATACAAAATCAACGGCTTGAAAATCGTCAAGGTCGACGGCAAGGTCCCGGTGCCGTTCGTCAACGCGCCGCTGATCGATTTGTCCGTCAGTTGGCATTCACTGTGGTACGACCATGCGGTGGTGGCACAGGTAAAATTCTTCAAACCCGAAGTCAACTTCGTCGATGGCGGCGCCAACAAGCAGAACTCCCAGACCGGTAAGGGCACCGACTGGCGCGCGCAACTGGGCAAGCTGCTGCCGATCACCCTCGATGAAGTGCAGATCCACGATGGTCGCATCAGCTTCCGCAACTTCAACTCCAAGCCGCCTGTAAATATGAATGCCACGAACGTTGAGGCGAGTATTTACAACCTGACCAACGTCGTGGACACCAAGGGCAAACGCGATGCCCGCTTCGAAGGCAAGGCCCTGCTGCTCGGTCAGGCGCCGCTGGAAACCTCCGCCACATTCGACCCGCTAAGCAACTTCGAGGATTTCGAGTTCCGCCTGCGGGCCCGCGACCTCGAACTCAAGCGCATGAACGACTTCGCCTCGGCCTACGGCAAATTCGACTTCAATGCCGGCCACGGCGACGTGGTCATCGAAGCCCAGGCCAAAAAGGCCCAGCTCACCGGCTACATCAAGCCGTTGCTGCGTGATGTCGAAGTGTTCAACTGGCAGCAGGACGTGGAAAACAAGAACAAAAGCATCTTCCGCTCAGTCTGGGAGGCACTGGTCGGCGGTACTGAAACCGTGCTGAAAAATCAGGCCAAAAACCAGTTCGCAACCAAGGTCGAACTCAGCGGCAGCGTCCATCAGCAAGATATCAGCGCATTCGAAGCGTTTTTGCAGATTTTGCGCAATGGATTCATCCAGGCATTCAATGCCCGGTATGAACGGCCGAAGCCGGATGCGGGCTAG
- the cysK gene encoding cysteine synthase A, which translates to MSRIFADNAHSIGNTPLVQINRIAPRGVTILAKIEGRNPGYSVKCRIGANMIWDAESSGKLKPGMTIVEPTSGNTGIGLAFVAAARGYKLMLTMPASMSIERRKVLKALGAELVLTEPAKGMKGAIEKAAEIVAGDPGKYFMPAQFDNPANPAIHEKTTGPEIWNDTDGAIDVLVAGVGTGGTITGVSRYIKNTAGKPIISVAVEPVTSPVITQALAGEEIKPSPHKIQGIGAGFVPKNLDLSMVDRVERVTDEESKVMALRLMQEEGILCGISCGAAMAVAVRLAETPEMQGKTIVVVLPDSGERYLSSMLFSDLFTDQENQQ; encoded by the coding sequence ATGAGCCGTATTTTTGCTGACAACGCCCATTCCATCGGCAATACGCCGCTGGTGCAGATCAACCGCATTGCGCCCCGTGGCGTGACCATTCTGGCCAAGATCGAGGGGCGCAACCCGGGTTACTCGGTGAAGTGCCGGATCGGCGCGAACATGATCTGGGACGCCGAAAGCAGCGGCAAACTCAAGCCGGGCATGACCATCGTCGAGCCGACTTCGGGCAATACCGGCATCGGCCTGGCCTTCGTGGCGGCTGCTCGTGGTTACAAACTGATGCTGACCATGCCGGCCTCGATGAGCATCGAGCGGCGCAAGGTGCTCAAGGCATTGGGCGCAGAGCTGGTGCTGACCGAGCCTGCCAAGGGCATGAAGGGCGCAATCGAAAAGGCTGCCGAGATCGTTGCCGGCGACCCGGGCAAATACTTCATGCCGGCCCAGTTCGACAACCCGGCCAACCCGGCCATCCACGAAAAAACCACCGGCCCGGAAATCTGGAATGACACCGACGGTGCCATCGACGTGCTGGTGGCGGGCGTCGGCACGGGCGGAACCATCACCGGTGTCTCGCGGTATATCAAGAATACGGCGGGCAAACCGATTATTTCGGTGGCGGTGGAGCCGGTGACCTCGCCGGTGATCACCCAGGCGTTGGCCGGTGAAGAGATCAAGCCGAGTCCGCACAAAATTCAGGGCATTGGCGCCGGTTTTGTGCCGAAGAACCTGGATTTGTCGATGGTGGATCGGGTCGAGCGCGTGACCGACGAAGAATCCAAGGTCATGGCGTTGCGCCTGATGCAGGAAGAAGGGATCTTGTGCGGCATTTCCTGCGGTGCGGCGATGGCTGTCGCGGTGCGCCTGGCGGAAACCCCGGAAATGCAGGGCAAGACCATCGTGGTGGTACTGCCGGACTCCGGTGAGCGTTATCTGTCGAGCATGTTGTTCAGCGATCTGTTCACCGATCAGGAGAATCAGCAGTAA
- a CDS encoding aspartyl/asparaginyl beta-hydroxylase domain-containing protein: protein MTFSLAAKVLVLLLFVSSILYVHLRGKARLPVLRQFVNHSALFAPYNALMYLFSGVPSKPYLDRSKFPELDVLRDNWETIRDEAMHLFDEGYIRAAEKNNDAGFGSFFKKGWKRFYLKWYDKPLPSAETLCPKTVALVSAIPNVKGAMFALLPGGSHLNPHRDPFAGSLRYHLGLSTPNSDDCRIFVDGQVYAWRDGEDVMFDETYVHWVKNETEQTRVILFCDVERPLSNRLMTRINRSISAWLGRATAPQNLDDERVGGINQAYAWTKNFSDRFSGVVKQWKRRNPKAYRVMRPVLAVVVLTLLGYWLFG, encoded by the coding sequence ATGACCTTTTCGTTGGCCGCCAAGGTGTTGGTGTTGCTGCTGTTCGTGAGCAGCATCCTCTACGTGCATTTGCGCGGCAAGGCGCGTTTGCCGGTGCTGCGCCAGTTCGTCAACCATTCGGCGCTGTTCGCTCCGTACAACGCCTTGATGTACCTGTTTTCCGGTGTACCGTCCAAACCGTACCTGGACCGCAGCAAGTTCCCGGAGCTGGACGTGCTGCGCGACAACTGGGAAACCATCCGCGACGAAGCGATGCACCTGTTCGACGAGGGCTATATTCGCGCTGCCGAGAAGAATAACGACGCCGGTTTCGGCTCGTTCTTCAAGAAGGGCTGGAAGCGTTTCTACCTCAAGTGGTACGACAAACCGCTGCCTTCGGCCGAGACCCTGTGCCCGAAAACCGTGGCACTGGTGAGTGCCATCCCCAACGTCAAGGGCGCGATGTTCGCGCTGTTGCCGGGCGGCAGCCACTTGAACCCGCACCGTGATCCGTTCGCCGGTTCCCTGCGTTATCACCTGGGCCTGTCGACGCCGAACTCCGACGATTGCCGGATCTTCGTCGACGGTCAGGTCTACGCCTGGCGTGACGGTGAAGACGTGATGTTCGACGAGACCTATGTGCATTGGGTCAAGAACGAAACCGAACAGACCCGCGTCATCCTGTTCTGTGACGTCGAGCGTCCGCTGAGCAACCGCCTCATGACCCGCATCAACCGCTCCATCAGCGCCTGGCTGGGCCGCGCCACCGCACCGCAGAACCTCGACGACGAGCGCGTCGGCGGGATCAACCAGGCCTATGCCTGGACCAAGAACTTCAGCGACCGGTTCAGCGGCGTGGTCAAGCAGTGGAAGCGCCGCAATCCAAAGGCCTACCGTGTGATGCGGCCAGTGCTGGCGGTGGTGGTGTTGACGTTGCTGGGGTATTGGCTGTTTGGTTGA
- a CDS encoding DMT family transporter has product MFVLSKKSALAAASTSLFVLLWSSGAIFSKWGLAHASPFAFLLIRFVIALCGLVLLVPLLKLKLPKGGRPMLYAMATGVVLLGAYQIFYLLALDLKVTPGVMATIMGVQPILTVVIMERQRSASRIFGLALGLAGLIMVVYQGIGLAGMSLAGMLFGLLALASMTFGSIMQKRITDNPLGTLPVQYLAGLLLCGIFVPFQPFHFEHSAGFIVPVLWMGLVVSVLATLLLYRLIARGNLVNVTSLFYLVPAVTAVMDYLIFGNRLAALSVLGMLLIIVGLVFVFRKSA; this is encoded by the coding sequence ATGTTTGTCCTTTCGAAAAAATCCGCGCTCGCGGCGGCGTCCACGAGCCTGTTCGTTCTGCTGTGGAGCAGCGGGGCGATCTTCTCCAAATGGGGGCTGGCCCACGCTTCGCCCTTTGCCTTTCTGCTGATCCGTTTTGTGATTGCCCTGTGCGGGCTGGTGCTGCTGGTGCCGTTGCTCAAACTGAAACTGCCCAAGGGCGGCCGGCCGATGCTGTATGCGATGGCTACCGGAGTGGTGCTGTTGGGCGCTTATCAGATCTTTTATCTGCTGGCGCTGGACCTGAAAGTCACCCCCGGGGTGATGGCGACCATCATGGGCGTGCAGCCGATCCTCACGGTGGTGATCATGGAACGGCAGCGCTCGGCAAGCCGGATCTTCGGCCTGGCGCTGGGATTGGCCGGTCTGATCATGGTGGTTTACCAGGGCATCGGCCTGGCCGGGATGTCGCTGGCGGGGATGCTGTTCGGTTTGTTGGCATTGGCGAGCATGACGTTCGGCTCGATCATGCAAAAGCGCATCACCGACAATCCTCTCGGCACGCTGCCGGTGCAGTATCTGGCAGGACTGTTGCTGTGCGGGATCTTCGTGCCGTTCCAGCCGTTCCACTTCGAGCACAGTGCCGGTTTCATCGTGCCGGTGTTGTGGATGGGACTGGTGGTTTCCGTGCTGGCAACGTTGCTGCTGTATCGACTGATCGCCCGGGGCAATCTGGTGAATGTCACCAGTCTGTTCTATCTGGTGCCGGCCGTGACGGCGGTGATGGATTACCTGATCTTCGGCAACCGCCTGGCCGCGTTGAGCGTGTTGGGGATGCTGTTGATCATCGTCGGTCTGGTATTCGTGTTCCGTAAGTCGGCGTAA
- a CDS encoding DMT family transporter has product MSPVDIFRMLSLAAIWGASFLFMRIIAPAIGTVPTGFFRVSIAAVGLLVILGLMRISWDFKGKLKTVMMLGVINSGVPATLYSVAAQVLPAGYSAIFNATTPLMGVLIGGLFFSEKLTAAKLAGVFLGLLGVGVLTRAGPVAFDLPLLMGAVACLLATTCYGFAGFLARRWLDQAGGLDSRLSALGSMLGATLFLLPLFGYSVITQPPVSWGGWNVWLSLLGLGLGCTAFAYIIYFRLLSSIGPVKSMTVTFMIPPFGVLWGALFLDEPLSMAHVYGGVLIAIALWLVLKPAAVKPVEVATR; this is encoded by the coding sequence GTGAGCCCTGTCGATATTTTCCGCATGTTGTCGCTGGCTGCGATCTGGGGTGCGAGCTTCCTGTTCATGCGCATCATCGCCCCCGCGATCGGCACCGTTCCGACCGGTTTTTTCCGGGTCTCGATTGCGGCCGTCGGTTTGTTGGTAATCCTTGGTCTGATGCGCATCAGCTGGGATTTCAAAGGCAAACTCAAGACCGTGATGATGCTGGGGGTGATCAACTCCGGCGTTCCGGCCACCCTGTATTCCGTCGCCGCCCAGGTGCTGCCGGCCGGGTACTCTGCAATCTTCAATGCCACCACGCCGCTGATGGGCGTGTTGATCGGCGGGTTGTTCTTCAGTGAAAAACTCACGGCGGCCAAACTGGCCGGGGTGTTCCTTGGTCTGCTCGGCGTGGGCGTGCTGACCCGCGCCGGCCCGGTCGCGTTCGACCTGCCGCTGTTGATGGGTGCCGTTGCCTGCCTGCTCGCAACGACCTGCTACGGTTTCGCCGGTTTCCTCGCCCGGCGCTGGCTGGATCAGGCCGGCGGGCTCGACAGCCGTCTTTCGGCGCTGGGCAGCATGCTCGGGGCGACGCTGTTCCTGCTGCCGCTGTTCGGCTACAGCGTCATTACCCAGCCACCCGTGAGCTGGGGCGGCTGGAATGTCTGGCTGTCGCTGTTGGGCCTGGGTCTGGGCTGCACCGCGTTTGCGTACATCATTTACTTCCGCCTGCTGAGCTCCATCGGGCCGGTGAAATCGATGACCGTGACCTTCATGATCCCGCCGTTCGGCGTGTTGTGGGGCGCGCTGTTTCTCGACGAACCGCTGTCGATGGCCCACGTGTATGGCGGGGTGTTGATCGCGATTGCGCTGTGGCTGGTATTGAAGCCGGCGGCGGTGAAACCGGTAGAAGTCGCGACTCGCTGA
- a CDS encoding methyl-accepting chemotaxis protein produces the protein MSIRNLRIGLRASLSFAVLAGLLMVVGLFGLGQMKALRESAAVIEESWMPSIESIHDAAANIASIRLESLRLITSTQAAVRERSKGILTAQRQELLKRLDDHKVLLANDQERAMLEGLGADTAKYLSILDQIIKQIDAGQNDQAYTRLTTELAPQGSVLDKTLEQMITLNQQGADAAAKSAAATYQQSLWIVATIIVIALIATLLLAWLLTRSITAPINQALNVARRIASGDLSGRIDSDGRDEAAQLLTALAEMQGNLRSTIRGISESAQQLASAAEEMSSVMEQSTRGLQQQNDQIEQAATAVTEMSTAVDEVAANAVSSAEASEASNEDSKHGHVQVSETISSIQELVSAVLGASEQAEGLATQAQDISKVLEVIRGIAGQTNLLALNAAIEAARAGEAGRGFAVVADEVRSLAQRTQNSTEEIELMISSIQQGTGATVGALQSSAEQASQTLRRANSAGHALEKITASISQINQRNLVIASAAEQQALVAREVDENLVTIRDLSTQTAAGATQTSAASQELSRLAVDLNGLVTRFVL, from the coding sequence ATGTCTATCCGGAATCTGCGCATAGGTTTGCGCGCCAGTTTGAGTTTTGCCGTTCTGGCCGGTCTGCTGATGGTGGTTGGCCTGTTCGGTCTGGGCCAGATGAAGGCCCTGCGTGAAAGCGCAGCGGTGATCGAAGAATCGTGGATGCCCAGCATCGAAAGCATTCATGACGCAGCGGCGAACATCGCCAGCATCCGCCTCGAATCCCTGCGCCTGATCACCAGTACCCAGGCCGCTGTGCGCGAACGCAGCAAAGGCATTCTCACGGCGCAACGTCAGGAGTTGCTCAAGCGCCTCGACGATCACAAAGTCCTGCTCGCCAACGATCAGGAACGGGCGATGCTGGAAGGTCTGGGTGCCGACACCGCCAAGTACCTGAGCATCCTCGACCAGATCATCAAACAGATCGACGCCGGGCAGAACGATCAGGCCTACACGCGGCTGACCACTGAACTGGCGCCTCAGGGCAGCGTGCTCGACAAGACCCTGGAGCAAATGATCACCCTCAATCAGCAAGGCGCCGATGCCGCCGCAAAATCCGCAGCCGCGACCTATCAGCAGTCACTGTGGATCGTCGCGACAATCATCGTCATCGCCCTGATCGCCACATTGCTGCTGGCGTGGCTGCTGACCCGCAGCATCACCGCGCCGATCAATCAGGCGTTGAATGTGGCCCGGCGGATTGCTTCCGGCGATCTCAGCGGCCGCATCGACAGCGACGGCCGCGATGAAGCGGCGCAATTGCTCACCGCGCTGGCCGAGATGCAGGGCAATCTGCGCTCGACCATTCGCGGTATCAGCGAGTCGGCCCAACAGCTGGCCTCCGCCGCTGAAGAAATGAGTTCGGTAATGGAGCAAAGCACTCGCGGCCTGCAACAGCAGAACGACCAGATCGAACAGGCCGCCACGGCCGTCACCGAGATGAGCACGGCGGTGGATGAAGTCGCGGCCAACGCGGTGTCCAGCGCCGAAGCGTCCGAAGCCTCGAACGAGGACAGCAAACACGGGCATGTGCAGGTCAGTGAGACCATCAGTTCGATTCAGGAACTGGTCAGCGCGGTGCTCGGTGCGTCCGAACAGGCCGAGGGCCTGGCGACTCAGGCCCAGGACATCAGCAAGGTGCTGGAAGTGATTCGCGGCATCGCCGGGCAGACCAACCTGCTGGCGCTCAATGCCGCCATTGAAGCGGCGCGGGCCGGCGAGGCAGGACGTGGTTTTGCAGTCGTTGCCGATGAAGTCCGTTCGCTGGCCCAGCGCACGCAGAACTCCACCGAAGAAATCGAGCTGATGATCAGCAGCATCCAGCAAGGCACCGGTGCCACCGTCGGCGCGTTGCAAAGCAGTGCCGAACAGGCCAGCCAGACCTTGCGCCGGGCCAACAGCGCCGGCCATGCACTGGAGAAAATCACAGCGTCGATCTCGCAGATCAACCAGCGCAATCTGGTGATCGCCAGCGCCGCCGAGCAACAGGCGCTGGTGGCCCGGGAAGTCGATGAAAACCTGGTGACCATCCGCGATCTGTCCACGCAAACCGCCGCCGGCGCGACCCAGACCTCTGCCGCCAGTCAGGAACTGTCGCGCCTGGCCGTCGACCTCAACGGGCTGGTGACGCGCTTCGTGCTCTGA
- the aceK gene encoding bifunctional isocitrate dehydrogenase kinase/phosphatase → MPQQWPATDIARMILDGFDDYREHFRRITDGARERFEQARWQDTQTASAARINLYEDKVGETVARLREHFEADTLMEVSCWPLVKSAYISIIDLRFDDELSETWYNSIFCGLFSHDLISDGCMFIHTTRPSLRRARAAQTRTYKPQGQLSGMLASIFADYRFSEDYADLPRDLQRLEAQLRENLPDWVCKDPELSVELFSSVLYRNKGAYLVGRIYTNDDQWPLVIPLLHREGRGIQIDALITDEADVSIIFSFTRSYFMVDVPVPAEFIGFLKRILPGKHIAELYTSIGFYKHGKSEFYRALINHLANTDDQFIMAPGVRGMVMSVFTLPGFNTVFKIIKDRFSPSKNVDRATVIEKYRLVKSVDRVGRMADTQEFADFRFPLSKFDPACLAELLEVAPSTVSLEGETVLIRHCWTERRMTPLNLYLDNANEAQVREALEDYGLAIKQLAAANIFPGDMLLKNFGVTRHGRVVFYDYDEICFLTEANFRHIPAPRTPEDEMASEPWYSIGPLDVFPEEFPPFLFADSAQRKLFDQLHGELYNADYWKGLQEAIRAGKVIDVFPYRRKGLDNE, encoded by the coding sequence ATGCCGCAGCAATGGCCAGCCACCGACATCGCCCGCATGATCCTCGATGGCTTTGACGATTACCGCGAGCATTTCCGGCGGATCACCGACGGCGCTCGGGAGCGCTTCGAGCAGGCGCGCTGGCAGGACACGCAAACCGCGTCGGCGGCGCGGATCAACCTCTACGAAGACAAGGTCGGCGAAACCGTCGCGCGCCTGCGCGAGCATTTCGAGGCAGACACGCTGATGGAAGTCAGTTGCTGGCCGCTGGTGAAAAGCGCCTACATCAGCATCATCGACCTGCGCTTCGACGATGAACTCTCCGAGACCTGGTACAACTCGATTTTCTGCGGCCTGTTCAGCCACGATCTGATCAGCGACGGCTGCATGTTCATCCATACCACCCGGCCAAGCCTGCGCCGCGCCCGGGCTGCGCAAACCCGCACCTACAAACCGCAAGGGCAGTTGTCGGGCATGCTCGCGAGCATTTTTGCCGATTACCGATTCAGCGAGGATTACGCCGATCTGCCCCGGGATCTGCAGCGCCTGGAAGCGCAACTGCGCGAGAACCTGCCGGACTGGGTGTGCAAGGACCCGGAACTGAGCGTCGAGCTGTTTTCCTCGGTGCTGTACCGCAACAAGGGCGCCTATCTGGTGGGGCGCATCTACACCAACGACGATCAGTGGCCGCTGGTGATTCCGCTGCTGCACCGCGAGGGACGGGGGATTCAGATTGACGCGCTGATTACCGACGAAGCCGATGTGTCGATCATCTTCTCGTTCACCCGTTCGTATTTCATGGTGGATGTGCCGGTGCCGGCGGAATTCATCGGTTTCCTCAAACGCATCCTGCCGGGCAAGCACATCGCCGAGCTGTACACCTCGATCGGCTTCTACAAGCACGGCAAATCCGAGTTCTATCGTGCGCTGATCAACCACCTGGCCAATACCGACGACCAGTTCATCATGGCCCCGGGTGTGCGCGGCATGGTCATGAGCGTGTTCACGCTGCCGGGTTTCAACACCGTGTTCAAGATCATCAAGGACCGCTTCTCGCCGTCGAAGAACGTCGACCGCGCTACGGTGATCGAAAAGTACCGACTGGTGAAAAGCGTCGACCGCGTAGGGCGCATGGCCGATACCCAGGAGTTCGCCGACTTCCGTTTTCCGCTGAGCAAATTCGATCCGGCGTGTCTGGCGGAATTACTGGAAGTTGCACCGTCCACGGTGTCGCTGGAAGGCGAAACCGTGCTCATCCGCCACTGCTGGACCGAACGCCGGATGACCCCGCTGAACCTGTATCTGGACAACGCCAACGAAGCCCAGGTACGCGAAGCGCTGGAGGACTATGGGCTGGCGATCAAGCAACTGGCGGCGGCCAACATCTTCCCCGGCGACATGCTGCTGAAGAACTTCGGCGTCACCCGCCATGGCCGGGTGGTGTTCTACGACTATGACGAAATCTGCTTCCTGACTGAGGCCAACTTTCGCCACATCCCGGCACCGCGCACGCCGGAGGATGAAATGGCCTCCGAGCCTTGGTACTCGATCGGGCCGCTGGACGTGTTCCCCGAGGAGTTTCCGCCGTTTCTGTTTGCCGACTCGGCGCAGCGCAAATTGTTCGATCAGTTGCATGGCGAGCTGTACAACGCCGATTACTGGAAGGGCTTGCAGGAGGCGATCCGGGCGGGGAAGGTCATCGATGTCTTTCCGTATCGGCGCAAGGGCCTCGATAACGAGTGA